GGTCACAATCTGGCCCTCTGGAGATGAGAATGacatttttgttgctgcttCATGTCATTGTTAACTTTTTAAGACTGTAGATGTGAGAACATCACCTTCAGATCTAGCAACTGTGATTAGTTCGCTTTTAATTAACACTCTGGCACCGAAATTTAATTTGACACCTCCTTTGAGTTAGACAGATACAAATTTAAAGATATTCTGACTTTCAGTCCCCAGTATGGGTCGAGTACCAAAAAGGGAACATTTCCTGTAACTGCTGCCTGAACTCTCACATCTCATGTTGCCAGTTCTCAGCACAAAGTTACCACAACCAAAGGCTAAGAAACCCAAGTTTGAATAAATCCTAGCTTCATTTAACGCATGACCAGGGCCTTGAAGTGATCGGTGGAGGTGTCACCTGTATGGCCTGCAGCTTGCCGATGGGAGATCCGAATGCCGTGCGCTTGTGCGCGTAGTCCGCGGCGCAGTCCAGAGAAGCCTGAGCGATACCGAGAGCCTGGGCTGCGATGCCGATCCGTCCGCTGTCCAGCGTTTGCTGTGGACACAGACAAAGATGAATCCTGACatgtcagtaaaacaaaaagtaatagTTTTAATGGTGTTGCTATGAGGGAGGGTCACAAAAATGTGGTTCGTGAATTCCGTTTCTGAGGACAGGTGGAATTACTGGTTCTGATAGATGACATGGTAAATTCCGTataacatacattttcatagagagagaaagagttacATCACTGATGGTAATGTTACCGATtgaaaaaaagcagtgaaagGCTAGAGACGGGAATTTTATAAACGCAGTTTCTGTGTAAAAGTGATTTAAATGCTTAAAAGTACCATGGCGATCTTGAATCCAGCGCCACGAGGACCCAGCATGTTGCCCAGTGGGATCCTGCAGTCCTCCAGGATGATGTTCGCAGTGGATGAGGCTCTGATGCCCAACTTATCTTCCTTCTTCCCGAGGGAAAGCCCCGGGTGGGGCATGGGGATCAGGAACGCACTGATACCCTGCAAATAAAAAGCAGATTTTAACCAGTGTTACGGCTCAATCGAACAATGTGCACTTGATCCCTTCGGTCCAAGCATTCAGATGCGCCGCGTCGTGCCTTGTGTTTGAGTTTCTTGTCTGTGGTGGCGAACACGACGGTGGCCGAGGCGTCCCAGCTGTTGGTGATCCAGGCTTTGGTTCCGTTCAGCACCCACTCGTCTCCCTCCTGACGAGCCACCGTGGAGGCAGCACCCGCGTCGCTGCCGTTACCTgcaatttgaatgaaaatctTTGAATTTTAAGGAGGAGATTTGAGGAGCGAGGCTCGGATTTAAACCAGGATcgttaagagagagagagagacagggagaacaAGGAGTCCTGCAGCACATGGTCTGGTCCTTAGAGACCTcgcaaaattaaaaagcaacgATATTTCTCGTCGAGGTGAAAAGCTGCCTCCCGGCGGCCAGAACGATGTCGGTGTCTGATAGCGTAGAAGATGTACCGTGGCAGGGACGTTTAAACGTTTGTGTGGCAGCGTTTTTGGTTCCTGGTGGAAATAATGGATGGCAACAGAGTGACAGACAAGATACGAACGAGAATGTTGCCACACACAGCGGCTAACACGAGCACTATGCAAAGACACTTACAGAACCCCCACAGCTCGAAAGGCCAGGAAAACTTTGAAAAGTCCAGATGATGCTCACAAATGCCACTTCAAGTTCCACGGTCGAGCGCTATAGAGCCACGGCAACAACCAGAGACATTGGCATTTTCATTGCAGCTGATATGAGTCTGGTCACCCTAGAAGAAGATCTCGGTGACTCCTCCGGCACAACTGCTCTGCACCAAcatctcaaaagaaaaacaaaacatccaggGGCTCTACGACCTGATAACGATGAGACAGCAGCGTGAGGCCGAAAATACATTTGCTACACAACATGGCTGCCGCACATATCCTGCGCCCCTTGTGCACAGTCTCAGGAATTAATGCAGCGTGTTCGCAAGTTACACTATGCACAAACAATATTgaggttttatattttacatgcATGCATATTATAAATTAGGGGTCGacagatatttgtctgcagAAAAAAGCGTCAAGAGCagtaaaaatgttgaactattaaCACAAAATTTGTTGAAATCCCTAAAAAGCACGTGATGAATTCGAGAAACCTTTTAAACATGACCTTAACTAAAATAGTGCAGGGAGCTGttagcagcattattatgaagttgaacaaacaatcatggacgggacattgctaaagtccagagagtagtGACTGCGGCTAAATCAGATATTATCTTATCGGCAAATTGCCTTAAAAAATGTCCGATACCGATAATCATTAAAATGTTGGATATCCGCTCAGACAATCAATCCTATTATAAATTactacaaacaaaaaacaaatacagccaAACAGATAGAATTACAAAAATAGATGGTTTGCAATAACAGCAAGCAGAAtaattgttgtgtgtgtgtgtgtgtgtgtgtgtgtgtgtgtgtgtatatgtgtgtgcctgtgcgaGACATTTACCTGGCTCACTGAGGGCGAAACAGCCCACCTTCTCTCCAGCCGTGAACGGTGGGATCCACTGCTGTTTCTGTTCTTCCGTGCCAAACTTCAATATTGGTCCGATGTAGAGCGACTgaggacagagtcagagtcagatttgCTCCGAGAGTCTCGGCACCGACAGAAATGCTCTTATACGTTTATAAGTTAGACGTTTATTCAAGTTCCTCTACGCTGACAGACTTGCACCCACGTTGTTAACAGAGACCACGACGCCGGTGCTGGCACAGCCTCGGCTGATCTCCTCCACGGCCAGGCTGTACGCCAGGTAGTCCATCCCAGCACCACCCAGCTCCTCTGGCACCTCCATGGCCATCACCCCCATCGCCCCCAACTCTGTAATCTGGACAAGAGCATTGACATGAACGTGTTTGATATCTGGCTCTTCAGCGTCTAAATGCTCCTGCTCCACGACGTTCACCAGCTTTTGTACCGGCCTGTGAAACACATGTACACTGTACGTGTGTCTGCGTACTGTACCTGTTTGGCAGGGTAAGTGTGCTCTCTGTCCAGTTTGGCAGCGATGGGGATCAGTTCTCTGTCGGAATAGTCCCTGCAGGTCTGTCTCAGCATCTGATGAGTCTCCGGTAACTCCGCTAACTGAGACAGACCTCGGCAACCGCTGAGGCACAAGCCGAgagctgagggagagggaacacaaaagttgtttttttaaactgcacatAAACTGCCAGGAGGGTCGAGATCTCGAGTGGCATCACCCGCTGCTGATCTCGAGTGGCATACCACTCCTACAAGCGGCATACCACTCAGGATTAGCAGTGGCATACCATTTGCCACTTTTCGATCTCGGGATATTTGATACACAGTCAGTATTGGTTCTCGGTGGACTAGACTGGGTCCAATCATGTGATCTAGATTGCTTTTCTAGATTACCCTTTTGTTTTAGCACAAATACAATGAAACATAATGACAAATCTAGAACAATTGAACTTAATTTGTCTAATTTATGAATGAGTGCTGTCTTCCAACATTCTTATTCTCATTTTTATTCTCAATGTGGATTTTGACCTGTGGTAGAAACCTGCTTTGTTGCTTTCACTGTCCCGCCTGACTGCGGGACATTTGCATGTCTGTGCATTGGTTTTCTGCCGCAAAGCAGTAAGGAGATATGAGCAGATATCCATGTTTCACAGAGGGAGTGAGGAGTTCAGCCCAGTGTCAGTAACGGAGCATCGACACGTGAAGGATCACTTATTTTCTTGCTACGtcgttctgctgctgctgctgctgctgcagcttttgTCCCGACTTCCCCTCTGCCTGTGAAGGCAGCACCGGGCTCAGTAGGTGAAAGGTCCTGGTCGTCATCGCCAGTGTCACCTTCACCTCAGTCTGAGAGTTTTATGGTAAAACCACAGAGAACAGTAAGACACGGAGGGGCAGGTGAACTATCTGGTCACCACATGATGACGACAATCCTCCCTGAACGCGAGCTTTACAGCTTTAAATGTTCGCACCTAGCCGCCGGCTAACTGCATTTTAGCCAAGAAGCTAGCGGTCGGGAAACCGGGGATTCAAACAATCGCCTAGTTTTCTCGTGTCACTTTGACTGAAGCTGTCATCATGTGCCATTGTTCTGGCCGTTTCCTCGTCATGCACCCACCTTTCCTCGCCTTGAAAAGTGCAGCCATggctcctctcctttcctttcgacGTGTCGGACAACACTCCTCCGCCACAACCGCGGTGTTATGAAAAGCACGCTGTTGCATTCACGTGCTGTCGGAACAATCTAAACGTCAAATGTTCAACGTCCATGGGCCCAAGAAATCAGCGTTGAACGTGTATTTGCTCTTGCTCTGTTCTAATCGTCTATTTCGTTGCCCtatcaaaaataacacaaatagattaaaatgttttacagttttcaaGGGGCCATGAAGGCAGCATGTGTCCTATATTAACACAAAGTGACAGTAACTTTTAGTTAGTTGTTCATTTTTTGAGGGATTATAGCACATATATGCAGACATTATGCTCCTGATCTCATTAATATCACAAAGCAACCCGTCCTGTGACCTTTGCTGACCACCGATatggtgattttgtttttagttaTTAATTGAATTATGAATCAGTCAAAATCTGATAGTTAGTATTAATGAATAAGGCTAAACCTGTGACCTGACTTGTCGTTTCCTTGCCTTTGAAGGGTggtcattttaatataaatttaaattattatttaatattaatcatttaattaATGTATTATCATTTCTGATTGTCATAACTGATAAACTGTAGTACAACATTTGAATGGTGCCCCATATGTGAAAGGCCCAGTACTGTTATCGATTATTCACAATTGAATATATCtataatgatatatatttaatccCCAAACTATTCATATTCAAAATTACAGTGAGCTTGTGTTATTAGGTTGACCATATGCCACAGGATGTTTCCATTTTCCTACATACACAAAAATTCTGCAAATCTTTTAGCTTTTTAGATATGCCACAAAGATAATATTGTCACAGGAAAGAACGTATAAATATAGTGTGTACTTATGTTCA
The sequence above is a segment of the Scophthalmus maximus strain ysfricsl-2021 chromosome 2, ASM2237912v1, whole genome shotgun sequence genome. Coding sequences within it:
- the acads gene encoding short-chain specific acyl-CoA dehydrogenase, mitochondrial; the protein is MQQRAFHNTAVVAEECCPTRRKERRGAMAALFKARKALGLCLSGCRGLSQLAELPETHQMLRQTCRDYSDRELIPIAAKLDREHTYPAKQITELGAMGVMAMEVPEELGGAGMDYLAYSLAVEEISRGCASTGVVVSVNNSLYIGPILKFGTEEQKQQWIPPFTAGEKVGCFALSEPGNGSDAGAASTVARQEGDEWVLNGTKAWITNSWDASATVVFATTDKKLKHKGISAFLIPMPHPGLSLGKKEDKLGIRASSTANIILEDCRIPLGNMLGPRGAGFKIAMQTLDSGRIGIAAQALGIAQASLDCAADYAHKRTAFGSPIGKLQAIQFKLADMAVAVESARLLTWKAALLRDSKKPFTKEAAMAKLSASEAATFCSHQAIQVLGGMGYVADMPAERHYRDARITEIYEGTSEIQRLVIAGQVLKEYQS